The proteins below come from a single Azospirillum sp. B510 genomic window:
- a CDS encoding EamA family transporter: MRREITIGFLCLLGFDVMGQLSFKAAALAALPMSPDTGWILRVLAEPVLYLAFLGYLGAFVTWMSLLKHAPIGPAFAASHLEVVAVMPLAALLFQETIGWPQIVGAIAILAGILCLAMEETGQESGEPAGAG, translated from the coding sequence CCATCGGCTTCCTGTGCCTGCTCGGCTTCGACGTGATGGGACAGCTCAGCTTCAAGGCGGCGGCGCTCGCCGCCCTGCCGATGTCGCCCGACACCGGCTGGATTCTGCGTGTGCTGGCGGAGCCGGTGCTCTATCTGGCGTTTCTGGGCTATCTCGGCGCCTTCGTGACCTGGATGTCGCTGCTCAAGCATGCGCCGATCGGCCCCGCCTTCGCCGCCTCCCATCTCGAGGTCGTCGCGGTGATGCCCCTGGCCGCCCTGCTGTTCCAGGAGACCATCGGCTGGCCGCAGATCGTCGGCGCCATCGCGATCCTGGCGGGCATCCTATGCCTCGCCATGGAGGAAACCGGGCAGGAATCCGGAGAGCCGGCCGGGGCCGGGTGA